Genomic segment of Clostridia bacterium:
TAAGCGGCAAATGATTATCCCCCATTTGAATTGCACCCCAGGGGCAGGCTTCTACACAACTACCCAAGCCTAAACAGCCATAATTACAAACTTTCGGACCTTGGAATAAAATAGCAGCACTTTGACAATCATGAATTCCTTCATAATTATAAAGTAAAGCAGCTTCTTCTTGTCCACCAGCACATAAAAGTTGTGCTACTTCCCTTTCTTTAGATTCACCAACTTCTTTACCCATAATTCGAGCAATAGCTTGTTCAACTTGAGCTCCTCCAGGAGTACAAGCATCCAAAGGGGCCTCACCAGCAGCTACTGCTTCGGCATAAGCACTACAACCAGGGTAACCACAACTACCACAATTAGCTCCCGGTAAAATTTCAATTAAAGAGTCAATACGTGGATCTGTTTCCACGGCAAATTTCCGTTCAGCGGCCCCGAGAATTACACCAAAGAGACCGCCTAAAACAGCCAAACTTAAAACTGCATAGATCATCATCTTCTACCTCCGCATTTCTTTATAAAAGGCCGCTA
This window contains:
- a CDS encoding RnfABCDGE type electron transport complex subunit B translates to MMIYAVLSLAVLGGLFGVILGAAERKFAVETDPRIDSLIEILPGANCGSCGYPGCSAYAEAVAAGEAPLDACTPGGAQVEQAIARIMGKEVGESKEREVAQLLCAGGQEEAALLYNYEGIHDCQSAAILFQGPKVCNYGCLGLGSCVEACPWGAIQMGDNHLPLIDFELCTGCGVCVEICPQQVLKLSKISQLVFVRCRNLDRAREARKACKIACIKCKICERTCPEGAIVVQSNEHGSVAVIDETKCTNCGLCVEKCPTKVIEQILPITSHYVKKEEQVHACQNCNLCQ